Proteins from a single region of Puntigrus tetrazona isolate hp1 chromosome 2, ASM1883169v1, whole genome shotgun sequence:
- the sppl2 gene encoding signal peptide peptidase-like 2, whose amino-acid sequence MRFLSSLLWAALFIEQVLGEYGMAHFSDGGNSKGKDYCIFFNSQWARLPQDLSKAARLQTYDLTTSVLCSPSDVPEGGFPNSIPMVMRGNCTFYEKVRLAQINGAKGLLIVSKDRLTPPSGNKSQYEEIGIPVALLSYKDMLEISKTFGEKRQVAMYAPNEPVVDYNMVLIFLMAVGTVAVGGYWAGSRDIKKRYMKHKRDDGAEKQDEETVDVTPIMICVFVVMCCSMLVLLYFFYDQLVYMTIATFCLASAVGLYSCLWPFVRRIPFGKCRIPENNLPYCHKRPQVRMLILSAFCIGVSVTWGVFRNEDQWAWILQDALGIAFCLYMLKTIRLPTFKACTLLLVVLFVYDVFFVFITPLLTESGESIMVEVAAGPSDSSTHEKLPMVLKVPRLNSSPLVLCDRPFSLLGFGDILVPGLLVAYCHRFDILMQTSRIYFLACTIGYGIGLLITFVALALMQMGQPALLYLVPCTLLTSLAVALWRKELPLFWTGSGFVPPPIVMEQINCTQTPGPSTDEPQSNPEQADSETTNQCEDPPPPAQEEVPHLTDASTT is encoded by the exons ATGCGATTTTTGTCAAGTCTTCTTTGGGCAGCGCTTTTTATCGAACAG GTTTTAGGTGAATATGGCATGGCACATTTCAGCGATGGGGGGAACAGCAAAGGCAAAGATTACTGCATCTTCTTCAACTCTCAGTGGGCTCGACTACCTCAGGACCTCAGTAAAGCG GCACGGCTGCAGACTTATGATCTCACCACCTCTGTGCTGTGCTCCCCTTCTGATGTACCCGAGGGTGGCTTCCCTAACAGCATCCCAATGGTGATGAGAGGAAATTGCACTTTCTATGAAAAAGTCAGACTGGCCCAGATCAACGGTGCCAAGGGACTTCTGATCGTCAGCAAAGACAGACTG aCTCCACCCTCAGGCAACAAGTCCCAGTATGAAGAGATAGGCATCCCAGTGGCCTTGCTAAGCTATAAAGACATGTTGGAAATCAGTAAG ACATTTGGAGAGAAAAGACAGGTGGCCATGTATGCACCAAACGAACCGGTGGTGGACTACAACATGGTGCTCATCTTCCTGATGGCGGTGGGCACCGTGGCTGTCGGGGGATATTGGGCTGGCAGCAGAGACATTAAAAA ACGTTACATGAAGCACAAGAGGGACGACGGTGCTGAGAAACAAGACGAGGAAACGGTTGACGTCACCCCCATCATGATTTGCGTGTTCGTGGTCATGTGTTGCTCTATGCTGGTGCTCTTGTATTTCTTCTACGACCAATtgg TGTATATGACTATCGCAACGTTCTGCCTGGCATCTGCTGTGGGATTGTACAGCTGTCTTTGGCCTTTTGTCCGAAGAATACCATTTGGGAAATGCAG GATACCTGAGAACAACCTGCCATACTGTCACAAGCGGCCACAGGTGCGCATGCTGATCCTTTCGGCTTTCTGTATAGGAGTCAGTGTCACTTGGGGAGTTTTCCGCAATGAAGACCA GTGGGCGTGGATACTTCAGGATGCGCTAGGCATCGCGTTCTGCCTCTACATGCTGAAAACAATTCGGCTGCCCACTTTCAAA GCCTGCACTCTGCTGTTGGTGGTGCTGTTTGTCTatgatgtgttttttgttttcatcacaCCACTCTTAACTGAG AGTGGGGAAAGTATCATGGTAGAGGTTGCGGCTGGTCCCTCTGATTCCTCTACTCATGAGAAG CTTCCCATGGTGCTGAAAGTGCCCAGGTTGAATTCTTCTCCTCTGGTCCTGTGTGACCGGCCGTTCTCTCTCCTGGGCTTCGGGGATATCTTGGTACCAG GTCTGCTGGTAGCATATTGTCACAGATTTGACATTCTCATGCAGACTTCTCGAATTTACTTCCTGGCCTGTACTATTG gctacGGCATCGGTCTTCTCATCACATTTGTGGCCCTGGCACTGATGCAGATGGGTCAGCCTGCCCTCTTATACCTGGTGCCTTGCACGCTTCTCACCAGCCTTGCGGTGGCACTGTGGCGCAAGGAGCTGCCTTTGTTCTGGACAGGAAGTGGATTTGTG CCACCTCCCATTGTCATGGAACAAATCAACTGTACTCAAACCCCAGGACCATCCACAGATGAGCCCCAGTCCAATCCTGAGCAGGCAGACTCTGAAACGACCAATCAGTGTGAGGACCCTCCTCCACCAGCACAAGAGGAAGTTCCGCATCTCACAGATGCATCTActacataa
- the arhgef18a gene encoding rho guanine nucleotide exchange factor 18a, with protein sequence MEEIDSVRFKPLPEDSSVPLTYPADTINIDDGRYNLLREDLEADARDFEAPTWSLSVDQQYLKEYSKEHIKRQDVIHELIQTEINHVRTLKLVLGVYVRELRETLQMDEMQLERLFPQVDNLVQLHQLFLNRLKQRRIDSLEPGSTQNYCIHSIGDILIAQFSGEIRDRLQYCYGVFCSHHTDAVNFYKDLMQNNKKFQSFIRKICQLSIVRRLGIPEIILLITQRITKYPVLFERVIKYTEVDSEEHRNLVQGLELLKDTISQVNAHVDEFEKAARLRDLSSKLEPKSQVKTTHRRVFRREDMLQGERRLLHEGILNWRVTSSKSKDVLVLLLSDVLLLLLEKDQRLSFASLDGKPAVISLLKLIVREVAHDEKALFLISASSDTPEMYEFHTSSGEERKTWRDRIWKAVERCPEEEKEEPEELPERIRDFQRNLCMRDALIEQHLSEKLKLFSSIAAYVTGVPDISPSERHLVHGNAAEPLQGEQILSRALKDVEILQNLLVTCEQGQTPSSGEGMDLVPLSKRPGAYVGFDSDACMLPGNGIRSLMEIKRDRSQWANSDPQLRQLCSDENLELSADDEITLQSWCAYLSNFFPKAELYDTVTKLSQKLYSLQSVIQQLESHIEVQRATIEELMSRPRGNTLLEKEKQRNLEKQREELVNFQRLQNQHRQEQVHWEQERERQKVQVEVREMELMERELECSRQEKKLAEDKQELARYKSEYQKDLERLRDSTRLVEKEREKLEKDRERLEQLEKKYKKNENVLNTATFPMENEQTQLPPPYPILNVVTPGFDERPPLVPPRRESIANLPVKPEVPIHLISTTNQSHKSSSVQQKIPTKLAAHPKDKEKHSKPRNSHQRTKSAAGIEVSQVLPIKVSGKEGGSLRAVKSNSPHQLHPDMFIHPEKLSSSVPSNSGSGSRKHNHNHNAHSTQPRHSKTKDNTTAEDIFYF encoded by the exons ATGGAAGAAATTGATTCTGTGAGATTCAAGCCCTTGCCAGAAGATTCAAGTGTCCCGTTGACATACCCTGCTGACACCATCAATATTGACG ATGGCCGTTATAATTTGCTACGCGAAGATCTGGAAGCAGATGCTCGGGACTTTGAAGCTCCCACCTGGAGTTTATCTGTAGACCAGCAATATTTAAAAGAGTATTCCAAAGAGCACATTAAAAGACAGGACGTTATACATG AGCTAATTCAGACAGAAATAAACCACGTGCGGACACTGAAGCTGGTTTTAGGCGTATATGTGCGGGAACTCCGTGAAACTCTGCAAATGGACGAGATGCAGCTGGAAAGACTGTTTCCACAGGTGGATAACCTGGTGCAACTGCATCAGCTTTTCCTCAACCGCCTTAAACAGCGAAGAATTGATTCCTTGGAGCCAGGCAGTACCCAGAATTACTGCATCCACAGTATTGGAGACATTCTTATCGCACAg ttttcAGGTGAAATAAGAGACAGACTACAGTACTGCTATGGAGTGTTCTGCAGTCACCACACTGATGCAGTCAACTTCTACAAAGACTTAATGCAAAACAACAAGAAGTTCCAGAGTTTTATACGA AAAATATGTCAGCTGTCTATCGTGCGGAGATTGGGAATACCAGAGATAATTCTTCTTATAACACAGCGCATAACAAAGTATCCAGTTTTGTTTGAACGTGTAATAAAATACACTGAAG TTGACTCAGAGGAGCATAGAAACCTTGTACAAGGTCTAGAACTGCTAAAAGACACAATCTCACAAGTAAACGCCCACGTCGATGAGTTTGAGAAAGCGGCAAGGTTGAGGGACTTGAGCAGTAAGCTGGAGCCCAAGTCTCAGGTCAAGACGACCCATAGGAGAGTGTTCCGTAGAGAAGACATGCTGCAGGGCGAGAGGAGGCTGCTTCATGAGGGCATTCTCAACTGGAGGGTAACTTCTAGCAAAAGCAAAG ATGTCCTTGTCTTGCTGTTGTCAGATGTTTTGCTGCTATTACTGGAGAAAGATCAGCGACTTTCCTTTGCCTCTCTG GACGGTAAGCCTGCGGTGATCTCGCTGCTGAAGCTTATCGTGCGTGAAGTGGCTCATGATGAGAAGGCCTTATTTCTGATCTCAGCCTCTTCAGACACTCCAGAGATGTATGAGTTTCACACCTCCTCCGGAGAGGAGCGCAAAACCTGGAGAGACCGAATCTGGAAGGCAGTGGAACG ATGTCCtgaagaggagaaagaggagcCAGAAGAACTTCCTGAAAGGATCCGAGACTTTCAAA GAAATCTTTGTATGCGTGATGCCTTGATAGAGCAGCACCTTTCAGAGAAATTGAAGTTATTCTCCAGTATCGCAGCCTATGTGACAGGTGTTCCTGACATTTCACCAAGTGAGCGCCATCTGGTGCATGGGAATGCAGCAGAGCCCCTGCAGGGGGAACAAATCCTCTCCAGAGCCTTGAAAGATG tggaGATTTTGCAGAACTTGCTGGTTACATGTGAGCAGGGCCAAACTCCTTCCTCTGGTGAGGGAATGGATCTGGTCCCACTATCCAAGAGACCCGGTGCTTATGTAGGCTTTGACAGTGATGCCTGCATGCTGCCAGGAA ATGGTATTAGGAGTTTAATGGAAATAAAGAGAGACAGAAGTCAGTGGGCCAACTCGGACCCTCAGCTCAGACAGCTTTGTTCTGATGAAAACCTGGAGCTGTCG GCAGATGATGAGATAACTTTGCAGAGCTGGTGTGCATATCTGTCAAACTTCTTTCCTAAAGCAGAG CTTTATGACACTGTCACTAAATTGTCTCAGAAGCTTTACAGCCTTCAG TCTGTCATCCAGCAGCTTGAGAGCCACATAGAGGTACAGCGCGCCACTATTGAGGAGCTGATGTCCCGACCCCGGGGAAATACTCTCCTGGAAAAGGAAAAGCAACGGAACTTGGAAAAGCAGCGCGAGGAGCTGGTCAACTTCCAGCGGCTCCAGAATCAGCACCGACAGGAGCAGGTGCACTGGGAGCAGGAAAGAGAGCGGCAGAAGGTGCAGGTGGAGGTCAGGGAGATGGAGCTGATGGAAAGAGAGCTGGAATGCAGCAGACAGGAGAAAAAGCTGGCAGAGGATAAACAGGAACTGGCCAGGTATAAGTCCGAATACCAGAAGGATCTGGAGCGCCTTAGAGACTCCACTCGCCTTGtggagaaggaaagagagaagcTGGAGAAGGACAGGGAAAGGCTGGAGCAGCTGGAGAAAAAGTATAAGAAGAATGAGAACGTTCTAAACACTGCAACCTTTCCCATGGAGAATGAACAGACACAG CTACCTCCACCTTACCCCATATTGAATGTGGTTACTCCCGGCTTCGATGAGAGGCCTCCTCTGGTACCGCCACGCAGGGAGAGTATCGCCAACCTTCCTGTTAAACCTGAAGTGCCCATCCACCTCATTAGCACCACCAACCAATCCCACAAATCTAGCTCCGTCCAACAGAAGATCCCCACCAAGCTGGCTGCGCATCCTAAAGACAAGGAGAAGCACAGCAAGCCCAGGAACTCCCACCAGCGCACCAAGAGCGCAG CTGGCATAGAGGTGTCTCAGGTGCTTCCCATCAAAGTTTCAGGAAAGGAAGGAGGCAGTTTACGAGCCGTGAAATCCAACAGTCCCCACCAGCTTCATCCAG ATATGTTTATCCATCCAGAGAAGTTATCCAGCTCTGTTCCCTCTAATTCTGGAAGCGGCAGCAGGAAACACAACCACAATCATAATGCACACAGTACCCAGCCAAGACACAGTAAAACCAAAGACAACACGACTGCAGAagacatattttacttttaa